TCACTTGATTGGACGATATTTGTGTCTTTTCATCACAAATAATCCATGCTCTAGAGAGTGCAACATGGCCAACTCCACACCTTCTGCCAGCGATTACAAGGGCATTGTAGGGCCCCTCCTCCATCGCTGCTCTCACTGCCAAGTTGCTGGCCCAAAACTCCTTCGATGCAACGGATGTCTCGCCGTTCGTTACTGCAGCCGCGAGCACCAGGCCGCTCACTGGCCGAAGCATAAGTCTGCTTGTTCCAAGATCAAGAAAGCTCGCGCCAAGCTTGCCCAAGAAGACCATGCCGTCCGCAACGCCGAAGAGAACTTCATGACTCCTGCCAATGCCTTTGAATCGCATGCTGGCCACTTCTGGGGTATGGTGAACACACGAGACTACATGCGAGCGCGGATGGCGCTGgccttgaagcttcttcaccagAGGACGCTGGGTAGCGTTAGTGAGGCCTACGAGCACATGCGCGACATGCTGCGATTGAACCGTAGCGACAACATGGGGATACGAGAGATGGTCCCGGCTCTGATGCTGCGATTGGATCTTGACCAGGAGTGCTATGATTTCGTCAAGTGGTGGGCCACCTGTGATCCAGACGGCCGATACGACTGGGGCGATATGGACTTGCCGTACCTTGATCTTCACGGTGCCGACGTCTTTGAGAAGCCAGAGTTTCTACTCGTCGAACATTCAGATTTAAACTCACTCGTCGCTCTTCTGCTGTTGAATCTGAAGCTGCTCGTCGATATTCATAACCTAAAGATCACTCGCAAGATCCTTTCCCGTACCCGACTCCCTACTGAGCTACGGGATAAGATAGAGCTGGCCGTTGTTCGGATTCCCCTCTCCACAAAGCTTCAGAAAGAAGCGCCCGGATCTCTTCTCCAAACCCAGTCAACTCTGATGAACCATACCCGCCTGCTGGGCGCTGCCCTGAACAAGACTAACGACCAATTCATGTTCAATCTCTTTGATCCCGATGAGGCACTCTGTAGCAGGCCTGAGGCATATTCACGTGGGTCTTGGGAAGAAATGGCTTACTCAATCCAACATTCGTACGCCGCATGGTGGGAAACGGAGGGCGTCTTGGACCTGCTGAAGGATGCGCGCATGTGCGCAGCGCGGGACTcgg
The sequence above is drawn from the Trichoderma breve strain T069 chromosome 5, whole genome shotgun sequence genome and encodes:
- a CDS encoding MYND finger domain-containing protein; amino-acid sequence: MANSTPSASDYKGIVGPLLHRCSHCQVAGPKLLRCNGCLAVRYCSREHQAAHWPKHKSACSKIKKARAKLAQEDHAVRNAEENFMTPANAFESHAGHFWGMVNTRDYMRARMALALKLLHQRTLGSVSEAYEHMRDMLRLNRSDNMGIREMVPALMLRLDLDQECYDFVKWWATCDPDGRYDWGDMDLPYLDLHGADVFEKPEFLLVEHSDLNSLVALLLLNLKLLVDIHNLKITRKILSRTRLPTELRDKIELAVVRIPLSTKLQKEAPGSLLQTQSTLMNHTRLLGAALNKTNDQFMFNLFDPDEALCSRPEAYSRGSWEEMAYSIQHSYAAWWETEGVLDLLKDARMCAARDSEDEIEDIMGTKTFKSSAGPNRTAEELLEDVSVNRIWGYLDYAAENACYLGPWSERPSEQHTRVSKENWARAEEEDDEEWSDDEDEVAF